In Denticeps clupeoides chromosome 1, fDenClu1.1, whole genome shotgun sequence, a single window of DNA contains:
- the cfl2 gene encoding cofilin-2 — protein MASGVTVNDEVIKVFNDMKVRKSSTSDEVKKRKKAVLFCLSEDKKKIVVEEGKQILVGDIGETVDDPYACFVKLLPLNDCRYGLYDATYETKESKKEDLVFIFWAPEGAPLKSKMIYASSKDAIKKKFTGIKHEWQVNGLDDIQDRSTLAEKLGGNVVVSLEGRPL, from the exons ATG GCCTCGGGTGTCACAGTGAACGACGAAGTAATCAAGGTATTCAATGACATGAAGGTGCGGAAATCCTCAACCTCGGACGAGGTGAAGAAACGCAAAAAGGCAGTTCTGTTCTGCCTCAGCGAGGACAAGAAAAAGATTGTTGTGGAAGAGGGGAAGCAGATCTTGGTTGGTGACATTGGGGAAACGGTGGATGACCCATACGCTTGCTTTGTAAAGCTCTTGCCTCTTAACGACTGCAGATATGGCCTGTATGACGCCACTTATGAAACAAAAGAATCCAAAAAAGAAGATCTGGTATTTATATTTTG GGCACCCGAAGGAGCGCCTTTAAAAAGCAAGATGATATACGCTAGTTCTAAAGATGCCATTAAAAAGAAGTTTACAG GTATCAAACACGAATGGCAAGTTAACGGTTTAGACGACATTCAGGACCGCTCTACACTGGCAGAGAAGCTGGGGGGCAACGTGGTTGTATCGCTGGAAGGAAGACCGTTGTAA
- the snx6 gene encoding sorting nexin-6 — MMQEGLDDGPDFLSEEDRGPRAVNVDLQTDGTLQVDISDALSERDKVKFTVHTKSTLPSFKQNEFSVVRQHEEFIWLHDSFVENEEYAGYIIPPAPPRPDFDASREKLQKLGEGEGSMTKEEFTKMKQELEAEYLAIFKKTVAMHEVFLCRVAAHPVLRKDLNFHVFLEYNQDLSVRGKNKKEKLEDFFKNVVKSADGVLVAGVKDVDDFFEHEKTFLLEYHNRVKDASAKSDRMIRSHKSAADDINRIASTLYTLGTQDSTDVCKFFLKVSELFEKTRKIEARVAADEDLKLADLLKYYLRESQAAKDLLYRRGRALVDYENANKALDKARAKNKDVLQAETTQQICCQKFEKISESAKQELIDFKTRRVAAFRKNLVELAELELKHAKGNLQLLQSCLGVLKGDT, encoded by the exons ATGATG CAAGAAGGGCTGGACGACGGTCCCGATTTCCTCTCCGAAGAGGACCGAGGA CCGAGGGCCGTCAACGTGGACCTGCAGACCGACGGGACGCTGCAGGTGGACATCTCGGACGCGCTCAGCGAGCGggacaaggtcaagttcaccgTCCACACGAAG AGCACCCTCCCCAGCTTCAAGCAGAACGAGTTCTCGGTGGTGAGGCAGCACGAGGAGTTCATCTGGCTCCACGACTCGTTCGTGGAAAACGAGGAGTACGCCGGTTACATC ATTCCCCCAGCACCACCAAGACCAGACTTTGATGCTTCGCGGGAGAAGCTGCAGAAATTGGGGGAAGGAGAAGGGTCCATGACCAAGGAGGAGTTCACCAAAATGAAACAAGAGCTTGAGGC TGAATACTTGGCCATCTTCAAGAAGACAGTGGCCATGCATGAAGTCTTTCTCTGTCGAGTGGCGGCTCATCCTGTCCTGAGGAAAGACTTGAATTTccatgtgtttttagagtacaACCAAGAC CTGAGCGTCCGAGGTAAGAACAagaaggagaagctggaggactTCTTTAAGAACGTGGTGAAGTCTGCCGATGGGGTGCTGGTGGCAGGAGTGAAG GACGTAGATGACTTTTTTGAGCATGAGAAGACATTCCTTTTAGAGTATCACAACCGTGTCAAAGACGCGTCTGCCAAATCTGATAGGATGATCAGGTCCCATAAAA GTGCTGCCgatgacatcaacagaatcGCCTCCACACTGTACACCTTGGGAACACAGGACTCCACAGATGTCTGCAA GTTCTTCCTGAAGGTGTCAGAGCTGTTTGAGAAAACACGG AAAATCGAAGCGCGCGTAGCTGCAGACGAGGACTTGAAACTTGCTGACTTGTTGAAGTACTACCTGCGGGAATCGCAAGCTGCTAAG GATCTCTTGTACCGGCGGGGAAGGGCGCTTGTTGATTATGAGAATGCAAACAAGGCTCTTGATAAAGCCAGGGCCAAGAACAAAGATGTCCTTCAAGCCGAAACCACCCAGCAGATCTGCTGTCAGAAGTTTGAGAAGATTTCTGAGTCAGCAAAACAAG AACTGATAGATTTCAAAACGAGGCGTGTTGCTGCATTCAGGAAGAACTTGGTGGAGTTGGCGGAGCTAGAGCTCAAACATGCCAAG GGTAACCTACAGCTGTTGCAAAGCTGTCTTGGGGTTCTGAAAGGAGACACTTAG